From Gottschalkia purinilytica, one genomic window encodes:
- a CDS encoding bifunctional transcriptional activator/DNA repair enzyme AdaA, giving the protein MLLSDEEKWKVAIDCDSSYDGQFFYGVKTTGIFCRPSCKSKSPKRDHMVFFDTAEQAQAAGFRPCKRCRPDLLKFEPKRETIEGIKKVIGKFYTDPKQLKEEIEGLGVSKNSMIRLFQDQLGMTPVQYINKLRIEKAKELLLNSQDTVLYIALQCGFGSLSTFYRLFRRLVGMSPTQYVRFFLKRKDKK; this is encoded by the coding sequence ATGCTACTCAGCGATGAAGAAAAATGGAAGGTTGCCATTGATTGTGATTCATCCTATGACGGTCAGTTTTTCTATGGAGTGAAAACAACCGGCATTTTCTGTCGACCGTCTTGTAAATCCAAAAGTCCAAAAAGAGATCATATGGTATTTTTCGATACTGCTGAGCAAGCTCAAGCTGCTGGATTTCGTCCTTGTAAGCGGTGCAGACCGGATCTTTTGAAATTTGAACCCAAAAGAGAAACTATTGAAGGAATTAAAAAAGTAATTGGTAAGTTTTATACTGATCCAAAACAGCTTAAAGAGGAGATTGAGGGACTTGGTGTTAGCAAAAACAGCATGATCCGATTATTTCAGGATCAGTTAGGCATGACTCCAGTTCAATATATTAATAAACTTAGAATTGAGAAAGCAAAGGAGCTTTTGTTGAACTCACAGGACACGGTTTTATATATTGCCTTGCAATGTGGCTTTGGCAGCTTATCAACATTTTACAGGCTTTTTCGACGTTTAGTAGGTATGTCGCCTACACAGTATGTAAGATTTTTCCTGAAAAGGAAAGATAAGAAATAA
- a CDS encoding DNA alkylation repair protein, with protein MEMIREQLMSLAEEDYRKFSSRLLPNIDTILGVCLPQLRKLAKQIAKADWRTYLNTAENDYFEEIMLQGMVIGYAPCEVEERLLYINSFVPKIDNWSVCDSFCTGLKFTVKNRERVWDFLQMYFRSMREYELRFAVVMLLSYYIDEEYINRVLDILDTVKHEGYYVKMAVAWAISICYIKLPEQTMAYLKQNTLDDFTYNKALQKITESYRIDKETKGIIRDMKRK; from the coding sequence ATGGAAATGATTCGTGAACAACTTATGAGCCTTGCGGAGGAAGATTATCGAAAGTTTTCCTCTAGACTTCTGCCTAATATTGATACAATACTTGGTGTCTGTCTGCCGCAGCTTCGCAAACTAGCAAAGCAAATTGCAAAGGCAGATTGGCGAACGTATCTGAACACCGCAGAAAATGACTATTTCGAAGAGATAATGTTGCAAGGCATGGTGATTGGGTACGCGCCCTGTGAAGTGGAAGAACGGCTCTTATATATAAACAGCTTTGTACCCAAAATTGACAACTGGTCAGTATGTGATAGCTTTTGCACTGGGCTTAAGTTTACAGTGAAAAATCGGGAGCGTGTTTGGGACTTTTTACAGATGTATTTTCGCTCTATGCGGGAATATGAGCTTAGGTTTGCTGTGGTAATGTTGCTGTCCTATTATATAGACGAGGAATATATCAATCGTGTATTAGATATATTGGATACCGTCAAGCATGAGGGTTATTATGTCAAGATGGCTGTTGCTTGGGCTATTTCCATCTGTTATATTAAACTGCCAGAGCAGACTATGGCCTATTTGAAGCAGAATACATTGGATGATTTTACATATAATAAAGCATTGCAAAAAATAACAGAATCCTACCGTATAGATAAGGAAACCAAAGGGATAATCCGTGATATGAAGCGAAAATAA
- a CDS encoding methylated-DNA--[protein]-cysteine S-methyltransferase, with translation MKNITFYPTSLGLIGIVEKNGAIIELFFGKKHKSTGCVEQETPVLREAARQLEEYLDGKLKSFNLPLAPEGTDFQQTVWAALRDIPYGETRTYKQVAEVIGKPEASRTVGAANNKNPILIITPCHRVIGTYGKLVGYAAGLAVKEKLLEMEKNHVNG, from the coding sequence ATGAAAAACATTACTTTCTATCCGACATCCCTCGGTTTGATTGGCATTGTGGAAAAAAACGGTGCAATCATTGAACTCTTTTTTGGCAAAAAACATAAGTCCACAGGCTGTGTGGAGCAGGAAACCCCAGTATTAAGGGAAGCGGCACGTCAACTGGAGGAATATCTTGATGGTAAGCTCAAATCTTTCAATCTACCGCTTGCACCAGAAGGTACAGATTTTCAGCAAACAGTATGGGCTGCTCTGAGGGATATACCTTACGGTGAAACTCGTACCTACAAGCAGGTGGCAGAGGTTATTGGGAAACCAGAAGCATCCCGTACAGTAGGTGCAGCCAACAACAAAAACCCGATTTTAATTATTACACCATGCCATCGGGTTATAGGTACATACGGAAAGCTTGTGGGCTACGCTGCAGGACTTGCAGTTAAAGAAAAGCTGTTAGAGATGGAAAAGAACCATGTCAACGGTTAA
- a CDS encoding PLP-dependent aminotransferase family protein encodes MIYIQENSDDPIYLQIYHQVKKDIEQGNIAPGERLPGIRTLAQTLGIARNTVSQAYTQLAVEGYIRARHGSGFFVLDTSTKFTERNYVPQDINALSVERSELKQPVILYDFQYGELSYEQFPFKLWRKYTSQVLLSSQKEVVNQYPDKQGDLLLRQEIKKHLYRSRGMVCCEEQIIIGSGLYYSLDILCKILRKENNTIAMEEPGYNGARDVFINNNYNLHAIPASKDGLILSSIHRSGACAAYVTPSHQFPYGTVMPIFQRKELLNWANANDAYIIEDDYDSELRYDANPVPALRSLDTEDRTIYIGTFSKSLSPSLRVNYMVLPVRLLTRYHSLFCSHNSPVSWLTQRVLAAYMTEGNYERHIRKMCITYKRRHDVFIKESTEMFGRKVILHGRGAGLHFILEFPGGEEQDWLIKEAEKVGVKVYSMIPFWKDRNDCPRNIIFAGYSLLSEQQIREGIALLQSAWFSSLP; translated from the coding sequence ATGATTTATATTCAAGAAAATTCAGATGATCCAATATATCTTCAAATCTATCATCAGGTCAAAAAAGATATTGAGCAAGGAAATATTGCACCTGGAGAACGACTTCCAGGTATTCGCACACTAGCCCAAACATTAGGTATTGCACGCAATACTGTCAGTCAGGCTTATACCCAGCTGGCTGTGGAGGGATATATTCGAGCAAGACATGGGTCAGGTTTTTTTGTTCTAGACACTTCAACTAAATTTACGGAAAGGAATTATGTGCCGCAGGATATAAATGCTTTATCTGTGGAAAGATCAGAACTGAAGCAACCTGTAATTCTATATGATTTTCAGTATGGCGAGCTTTCTTATGAGCAATTTCCTTTCAAGTTATGGCGAAAATATACATCTCAAGTTCTTTTATCATCGCAAAAAGAGGTGGTTAATCAGTATCCAGATAAGCAAGGTGATCTGTTGTTACGACAAGAAATCAAAAAACACCTGTACAGGTCAAGGGGGATGGTTTGTTGTGAAGAACAAATTATTATCGGCTCTGGACTATACTATTCGTTAGATATTTTGTGCAAGATTTTGCGTAAAGAAAATAATACGATTGCTATGGAAGAACCCGGCTATAATGGAGCAAGGGATGTGTTTATCAACAACAATTATAATTTGCATGCAATCCCAGCTAGTAAAGATGGACTTATCCTCTCATCCATTCATCGTTCTGGCGCATGTGCTGCTTATGTAACGCCTTCACATCAATTTCCTTACGGAACTGTGATGCCAATTTTTCAGCGTAAGGAGCTTCTTAATTGGGCAAATGCTAACGATGCGTATATCATTGAGGATGATTATGACAGTGAACTCAGATATGATGCCAATCCGGTGCCGGCACTCCGTTCCCTAGACACCGAAGACCGTACTATCTATATAGGAACTTTTTCAAAGTCTCTTTCTCCTTCTTTACGGGTGAACTATATGGTGTTGCCAGTACGCCTGCTAACGAGGTATCATAGTTTATTCTGTTCACATAATTCTCCTGTATCGTGGTTGACGCAACGTGTTTTAGCCGCATATATGACGGAGGGAAACTATGAGCGTCATATTCGAAAAATGTGCATCACTTACAAAAGGCGTCATGATGTATTTATAAAGGAATCAACGGAGATGTTTGGCAGAAAAGTAATCTTACATGGTCGTGGAGCAGGGTTACATTTCATTTTGGAGTTTCCGGGTGGCGAAGAACAAGATTGGCTTATTAAAGAGGCAGAAAAAGTTGGGGTTAAAGTATATTCTATGATTCCATTCTGGAAAGACAGGAATGATTGTCCTAGAAACATTATATTTGCAGGATACAGTTTACTTAGTGAACAACAGATACGAGAAGGTATTGCATTGTTACAATCCGCATGGTTCAGTTCATTACCATAA
- a CDS encoding pyridoxamine 5'-phosphate oxidase family protein, translating into MQYRMKKFQLTLDQIDELLHRADTGRFATINENGYPYVIAMHFVYYNNKIYMHGLPKGQKIDNVNRNPKVCFEVDELFGLLTDNIENACDTEAEYNSVVIIGNASLIEDLDYKREVLNKLVEKYTPQFAGKELPDNMIKGTAVIEIDIVECTGKYHK; encoded by the coding sequence ATGCAATACAGAATGAAGAAGTTTCAATTAACGTTGGATCAGATCGACGAGCTACTTCATCGTGCGGATACCGGACGATTCGCTACTATCAATGAGAATGGTTATCCATATGTCATTGCCATGCACTTTGTTTACTACAATAACAAAATTTATATGCATGGCCTACCAAAGGGACAAAAAATCGATAATGTAAATCGAAACCCTAAAGTGTGCTTTGAGGTTGATGAATTGTTTGGTCTCTTGACTGACAATATCGAAAATGCTTGTGATACTGAGGCAGAGTACAATAGTGTTGTGATTATTGGAAATGCTTCGCTGATTGAGGACTTGGATTATAAACGTGAAGTGTTAAATAAGCTGGTTGAAAAGTACACGCCACAATTTGCTGGGAAAGAGCTCCCTGATAACATGATTAAGGGTACTGCCGTGATTGAGATTGATATTGTAGAGTGTACAGGAAAATATCATAAATAG
- a CDS encoding NAD(P)H-dependent oxidoreductase subunit E has translation MYNESLEKKYKEFDEYIENVKNKEDHLSILLKAQDIFGHLSKEVQNYISQKLGASEVEIQRLVKNNRLKERPIGEYDIRICTGFHCTRKGYAENLEEFERLLNIKSGEITKDGKFSIYTSGCIGGCRKAPVVSVNMENRYTDVTKEDVKDILNRYK, from the coding sequence ATGTATAATGAGTCGTTAGAAAAAAAATATAAAGAATTTGATGAGTATATAGAGAATGTTAAAAATAAAGAAGATCATTTGTCTATTCTTTTAAAAGCTCAAGATATATTTGGACATTTATCTAAAGAGGTTCAAAACTATATATCGCAAAAATTAGGAGCTTCAGAAGTTGAAATTCAAAGATTGGTAAAAAATAATCGTTTAAAAGAAAGACCTATAGGCGAATATGATATAAGAATATGTACAGGTTTTCATTGCACTAGAAAGGGTTACGCTGAAAATCTCGAGGAATTTGAGAGACTTCTCAACATAAAGTCAGGAGAGATAACTAAGGATGGTAAGTTTAGCATATACACATCAGGATGTATAGGGGGATGTAGAAAAGCGCCTGTTGTTAGTGTAAACATGGAAAATAGATATACTGATGTTACTAAAGAGGATGTAAAAGATATACTTAATAGATATAAGTAA
- a CDS encoding response regulator transcription factor, with product MNKILVVEDILREVIMDYLMEDGYQVLEAADGEKALELFQSNSVDLVILDIVLPKIDG from the coding sequence ATGAATAAAATATTGGTTGTTGAAGATATTTTACGCGAAGTGATAATGGACTATCTAATGGAGGATGGATATCAGGTATTAGAGGCTGCAGATGGTGAAAAAGCTTTAGAGCTATTTCAATCAAATTCTGTTGATTTAGTTATCTTAGATATTGTTCTGCCAAAGATTGACGGTTAG